From Haloarcula hispanica ATCC 33960, the proteins below share one genomic window:
- the priL gene encoding DNA primase regulatory subunit PriL: MEPLHARYPFLARSREAVEAAAVDLGEIVATDETVTARALERVESAITDGTVGEPRRTRVELLSYPVARVLVSLVDVHICTRKYAQAEAEAAYDRFTEEFATTTELKSTQRETLDRTELLAEFDLASAVSDTGDGYRVEVGAYLDLAADQRGDSWRLVNRPLADGEVRVTAEELNVLLKQAIRHRVTDGLPFTVPDAIADELTEEVDRLEEVLSELELTREIDTVVPELFPPCMKSLLDRVQKGEHLEHHSRFAIATFLIGIGMTTDEIVDLFQVNPGFGEEATRYQVDHIRGETSPTEYSTPACSTMQSYGDCVNMDDLCETISHPMGYYEQKIDDTDEEELVDWREDEGDEEADA, encoded by the coding sequence ATGGAACCGCTCCACGCACGCTACCCCTTTCTGGCGCGGTCGCGGGAGGCCGTCGAAGCCGCGGCGGTGGACTTGGGCGAGATCGTCGCCACTGACGAGACGGTCACGGCGCGCGCGCTGGAGCGGGTCGAATCAGCAATCACGGACGGCACTGTCGGGGAACCACGGCGGACCCGCGTCGAACTGCTGTCGTACCCGGTCGCCCGCGTGCTGGTGTCGCTCGTCGACGTGCACATCTGCACCCGGAAGTACGCCCAGGCGGAGGCCGAGGCGGCCTACGACCGGTTCACAGAGGAGTTCGCGACGACGACGGAACTGAAATCGACCCAGCGCGAGACGCTGGACCGCACGGAACTCCTCGCGGAGTTCGACCTCGCGAGCGCCGTCAGCGACACTGGTGACGGCTACCGCGTCGAGGTCGGCGCGTATCTCGACCTGGCGGCCGACCAGCGGGGCGATTCCTGGCGGCTGGTCAATCGGCCACTGGCCGACGGCGAGGTCAGGGTCACCGCCGAGGAACTGAACGTCCTCCTGAAACAGGCCATCCGCCATCGGGTCACTGACGGCCTGCCGTTCACCGTCCCCGACGCTATCGCCGATGAGCTAACAGAGGAAGTCGACCGCTTAGAGGAAGTGCTCTCGGAACTGGAACTCACCCGCGAAATCGACACCGTTGTCCCGGAACTGTTCCCGCCCTGCATGAAGTCCCTCCTCGACCGGGTGCAGAAGGGCGAACATCTCGAACACCACTCCCGGTTTGCTATCGCGACTTTCCTCATCGGCATCGGGATGACGACGGACGAAATCGTCGACCTGTTCCAGGTCAACCCCGGCTTCGGCGAGGAGGCGACCCGGTATCAGGTTGACCACATCCGCGGGGAGACCAGCCCGACGGAGTACTCGACGCCGGCGTGTTCGACCATGCAGTCCTACGGCGACTGTGTCAACATGGACGACCTCTGTGAGACGATTTCCCACCCGATGGGCTACTACGAGCAGAAGATAGACGACACCGACGAGGAGGAACTGGTCGACTGGCGCGAGGACGAGGGCGACGAAGAGGCCGACGCCTAG
- a CDS encoding DUF7472 family protein has translation MDIERETLLQIVISAVAVVLFVGATITASQMYLDGSTVEATGGYALIGAIGLFVVFMTAAGLWLERQQF, from the coding sequence ATGGATATCGAGCGGGAGACGCTCCTGCAAATCGTCATCTCGGCGGTCGCCGTCGTGCTGTTCGTCGGCGCAACTATCACCGCCTCACAGATGTATCTGGACGGGTCAACCGTAGAGGCGACGGGCGGCTACGCGCTCATCGGCGCAATCGGCCTCTTCGTCGTGTTTATGACCGCTGCCGGCCTCTGGCTCGAACGCCAGCAGTTCTAG
- a CDS encoding SWIM zinc finger family protein, which yields MTLIEPSADRHSTALAPDLRSLPDRAARAWTERMAVRPRAGSTYAVTTESESTYLVDVAQHSCTCPDNRIRGEHCKHLRRVAIEITAKRIAPPGKERATCDACGTVTFVAADAQAPHLCGHCRLETGDIVRDRETGDRLVVTAVTDTSADDWTIEATGETVADYDTNDGYPSDDLVVLVTYLSDAVRATDPREYAFPLSRLRRVEDAELIGSETQ from the coding sequence ATGACGCTTATCGAGCCTTCCGCTGACCGGCACAGTACCGCACTTGCACCGGACCTCCGTTCCCTCCCGGACCGGGCAGCCCGCGCCTGGACCGAGCGCATGGCCGTGCGCCCGCGAGCGGGCAGTACGTACGCTGTGACGACGGAGAGCGAAAGCACGTACCTCGTCGACGTCGCACAGCACTCCTGTACCTGTCCCGACAACCGCATCCGCGGCGAGCACTGCAAACACCTCCGGCGCGTCGCCATCGAAATCACTGCCAAGCGGATCGCGCCGCCCGGGAAGGAACGGGCGACCTGTGACGCCTGTGGTACCGTCACCTTCGTCGCCGCGGACGCACAGGCGCCGCATCTCTGTGGGCACTGCCGACTGGAGACCGGCGACATCGTGCGGGACCGCGAGACGGGCGACAGACTCGTCGTGACGGCCGTCACCGACACGTCGGCCGACGACTGGACCATCGAGGCAACGGGCGAGACAGTCGCCGACTACGACACCAACGATGGCTACCCATCCGACGACCTCGTTGTGCTGGTGACGTATCTCTCGGACGCTGTCCGCGCGACCGACCCGCGAGAGTACGCCTTTC